acaaaaaaagtttctggttttcgttttcgATCCATGGTTTCTCcgcgcctgtgtgtgtggtgtgtgaggGGTCTCTTTTTGAGTTTATCCCCTTGGTTCGTTTATTAAACATTCTCTTCCCTGTTGTCGGCATCCTGTCATTTTCCGCTAAAGTGAAAATGATGTGACGTCACATATCACGTGTCCTacgtggtatggccgtaagcccCACCCACTGCGACACCAGTTCCATGATGAATGCTCGTGATCTTGAACGTTgctcaaatcaaataaaactcCATTTCCCATAATGCCACTGCAATGCCACGGAAGAACTAACGCTGTTTTGAGCCGGAAACCGTGAAGTGATCGATACAAATCTgaagtttaatttaaatttacaatgaGTACAGCATTTTAAACCTTTCTGTGTCTGAACTGTTCCAAACTTTAACCTGCGaatagaggaaaataataattaatattgttTTGAAAGAAGCTCCACAAACCGGAAGTGTTACTCGCAAAACAGGAAGCCGTGTGGATGGTCTTTGTGGACGGAGTATTTCATCATATTTGTCTCAGAGTGTTTTGATTAACCTTTCAAGGTGCTCAGAAGAACATTGTGCTGTAAAGGGACAACATTACTGTTTACTTTTATTCAAGGTTAGTGTGTTACTTTTGAATACAGGCGAGCATAGCGGAAACTAGTGAGCTAGCATAGACGGCTAGCTAAAACCACACGTTTTTCGTTACGTGTAATAAAACAACTGTTTGCATGTGCGGAACATTTGTAGAGTTATTCAGTAGTTTTATCGTGAACCTCGTCGCCACTTGATTGTTTTCCCAGCTGGCGGATGACCTGAAGCCCGTTCATCATGTCTCAGGCCACCAAACGGAAGCACGTCGTCAAAGAGGTTTTTGGAGACTTCGTGACACCCACGGAAAACCAGCAGATTGTGAAGGTGAGTCGTGTGTGCCGAGACAGGCTGTTTGGAACGTGCTGATACAGACAGCCTGATTGTCCTGACTGTCCTCGTGGCCTACCTGTGCACGTGCAGGTCATTGGTAGCCGTGGCAACAACCTCCATGAGACCGTCACAGCACAGGGGGAGACTTTCCTGGTGAGCATGCCCACCAAGTTCCGCAAGAACATCTGGATCAAGAGAGGTAACTAATAGTGGGATTGTGCTGAAACGGGGCAACATTACTGTTTACTTTTGTTCAAGGTTAGTTAGACTTCAATGTCAATCAGCAAACTAACTAGTCGTACATGTAACTTTCAATATATATTCAATAGATCACATCAGCTAACTTTTGTCTTGATGCCCAAGGTAATTATGTGATCGTGGATCCCAttgaggaaggagagaaggtGAAGGCAGAGATCAGCTCCATTCTCTACAAAGATCACATTCAGTACCTGCAAAAGCAACAGCACTGGTAAGCAGGAAACACTCCGTACAACCTtcatcactttgttaagggttctgtgattttttttaaaaataatttttttctgtgactgTCCTTTAGGCCAGAGGGGTTCATGGACAAGACATCGGAGATGGATCAGTCAAAGAAACAGCAGGAAAAATTAGAGGACAAAGAAGAATATATCAGTGACTCTGAAGATGATGAAAGCGATCTCTTTGTAAACACTAATCGATGTAAATACCAGTACAGcgagagcgaggaggaggaggaggaggatgacagtgaagaagaagacaatgaAAGTTCAGGAAGGAGAGAAAATACCTTAGAGATACAGAGTTGAGGATGTGGACAATCAGGAGCGACAAGAACTCATGAGATGGTCTCTTATCTACTGCGCTGCTGCTGTCAGTGACTGGTGTGAGAGGCTGTTCTTCATGCTACAGACGGTCTGTCTGTAGTTCTTTGTCACCTTGACTGGACTCGGTGAATGGACTTTAGCTTAGCACGTCTTCCCACTTAAATCAATTCCAAATttataaaaattgttttaaacgGAAATCAAAAATCCAGAGACGTCcaatgtttgcttttgttttatagCACACattgttttactgtattttcagtattttacgGAAAGTATATATTTGATTCCAACTAGCTTAAGCAGCAACCTCCAACTCAGCCTTTGTTTTGCTCGACCAGTTCATATTCTGGCCATACAATACATTTACTGGGTCCTTTTAATCTAATATGtccaatataaaaataaatctgtaagAAATTCAGTACTTCTTATACTGTTCATGAAAAtctcatgtttatttttgagtGCTGGTTTAGCATAACAGAATGGTATGAAAAGAATTTGAAAtcctttcctgtttttaatgtcagtttgtgtttggttgtcCTGTTCCTGCCGTTCACAGATCCCCTCTTCATGCTGATGGCAGTGACCTGATGGTCAGTCGAACTGCTGTAGTTTACAGTGTTGGTGACGGCTCCTGTTATAATGCTCCAGTTTCAGTCCATCTTACTGTGACATAACTGTGAACGCTCTTCATATTAACATTCCTGACTCAGCTgatatgttttctttgttttatgctTCCCGTGTAAAAACCGAGGAAATATTGCACTGTATGTTTCAACAGTTTGACGCAACATAATCCTGTCAGTGATTATATGttctttaaaaatgcatgttgTCTTTAATAGGATGTTATTTCATGTCATATTTAAAGAACCACATCCTGtagaaatatttgaatatttattagAAGCATGGCTCTCTAACCAGAGATTTAATTTGTAAATTCCTGAGTGATTACctcagttttgttttaaaaatggcaGAAGCAGTTGGACTAGAGAGCCAGTTTATTTCCCCCTGAGGCTTCAAGCTGAACAACATTCCTCAGGAGGTTTCTTCTCTGTGCTGAGCCTGAGTGACTGGTTTGTATGTCAAGGAAGCTGCTTATAATGCAAAGTACAGTAACTCATCGAAGTGTGTTCTCCTCAAATGTTTGAATATGAATGCTTCCTCAGAATATTTGCTGTAATTTGTGAAATACCAACATTTGTGTGACAGGTAACTATCAAACGGTACAGTATAATCATTTTGAAAAGGTATAAATCTATTAGCTGTTACCCACATTAATGcagttttacagttttaataatctttcaaataaaattatgattATTGTTGTGCAAAGCCTTTCCCAAGTTAATTATC
The Antennarius striatus isolate MH-2024 chromosome 10, ASM4005453v1, whole genome shotgun sequence genome window above contains:
- the eif1ad gene encoding probable RNA-binding protein EIF1AD, whose product is MSQATKRKHVVKEVFGDFVTPTENQQIVKVIGSRGNNLHETVTAQGETFLVSMPTKFRKNIWIKRGNYVIVDPIEEGEKVKAEISSILYKDHIQYLQKQQHWPEGFMDKTSEMDQSKKQQEKLEDKEEYISDSEDDESDLFVNTNRCKYQYSESEEEEEEDDSEEEDNESSGRRENTLEIQS